GGGCATGTGCAAGAGCCAGGAGTATGTGGACTACTTGCAGCGGGCCATTGATTACAGGCTGGTCAATGATGATTGAAGAAAAGGAGCGTTTCTTATGAACAAAGCAAAATATCCTTCTTTTGAAGCAAAAACAGATGCGCAGAAAATCGCAGACTTTATCAAGAGCTGGTTTGACCAAAACGGCCCCACTGCCAAGGCCGTAGTGGGCCTCTCCGGGGGCAAGGATTCCACGGTGGCCGCTGCCCTTTGCGTCAAGGCGCTGGGCCGTGACAGGGTGGTGGGTGTGCTGATGCCCAATGAGGTGCAGCCGGACATAGACGATGCCAAAGCCGCCGCTGCCCACCTTGGCATCAAGTACCGGGTGGTGAATATCGGCCGGCCCTTCCAGGCCATGCTGGAAGCCTTGCAGACTGAGGATAGTGCAGACTTCACCATCACGGCCCCCCTGCGCCAGAACCTTGCGCCCCGCCTGCGCATGGCTACCCTTTACGCCGTAGCCCAGGGCCTGCCGGAAGGAGGCCGTGTCATCAACACCTGCAACCGCTCCGAGGACTATGTGGGCTACAGCACCAAATACGGCGACAGCGCCGGTGACGTGGCCCCGCTGGCCGCCTATACAGTAGACGAGGTCATTGCCATCGGTGAAGTCATGGGCCTGCCCCAGGAGCTGGTGCACAAGGCACCCTCCGACGGCCTCTGCGGCAAGACGGACGAGGACAACCTGGGCTTCACCTACGCCGTTCTGGACAAGTACATCAAGACAGGCCTGTGCGAAGATGAAGCGGTGCGGGCAAACATTGAGCGCCGCCACAAGCTGAATCTCCACAAGGTCAGCCTTATGCCCATGGTGGAGCGGTGATTTTGCCAGAGAGGCTCTACAGATGAGGCCGTAAGCAAAATATCTGCCCCTTGGCGCAGCCCAAAGGCAGGTAGAAATAACCAGTTGATGATCTGCATTTTTAATGAATTTTTCATCTATACTTAAGCAACCTTTAATGTATATTGTTTATAATATCAACAGATTTAAATGAAAGGACAGATAGTATGATGATAAACAAATTCACGAAAGCGAAGTACAGATCGTTGGCTCTGGCTTGTGTGTTGGCCTTGAGCACGGGGGCAGTGGGTATGGCCGCCCCTGCAACTGGCGTTATGCCCACTCCTCCTGCCCATGAGGCAAACGGCTTGCCTCCCGGCCCGCCTCCTGAAGGTATGCCGGGGATGCCAGAGGGGCAGATGAAGAAAGCCTCCGAGCTTTCCGCTGCCTGCCTGGTGGACGGGGAGAGCCAGTCTCTTGAGGGACAGGACTTTGCTTCCGGCGGCACCGATGAAAGCGCTGTGCTGGTGAGAGGCGGCGGCAGTCTGAGCCTTAGCGGCACTGCCCTTTCAAAGACTGGGGATTCCTCAAGTGCTGATGCCAGCAATTTCAATGGACAGAACTCAGTTTTCCTCTGCGCCGACAACAGCGCGGCACATCTGAGCAATGTCACTTTGGAATCAGATGCCGATGGGGCCAATGCGGTGTTCTCCACGGGGGAAAAGTCCGTGGTCACGGCAGAGCATATCAAAATCCATACGAAGAACAATTCCTCCCGTGGCCTTGATGCCACCTATGGGGGCACCATCAAAGCTAGTGATGTGGACATTACCACTGAAGGCGCTCACTGCGGCGCTTTGGCTACCGACAGAGGCGAGGGCAATGTGCTGGTGGAGGGAGTCAGTCTCACCACCCACGGCGAGGGCAGCCCCTGCATCTATTCCACAGGCAACATCCAGCTCACCAACGGCAAGGGAGAAGCCACCGGCAGCGAGATTGCCGTGGTGGAAGGGAAAAACTCCATTACCCTCAAGAACGCTGACCTGACGGGCCATGTGAAGCACGGCGTGATGCTCTATCAGTCCTTCTCCGGGGATGCCGGTGTAGGCGTGGCAAAGTTCACCGCTGTGGATTCAAAGCTCACCAATATGTCCGCTGGC
This genomic interval from Selenomonas sp. AB3002 contains the following:
- the nadE gene encoding NAD(+) synthase, yielding MNKAKYPSFEAKTDAQKIADFIKSWFDQNGPTAKAVVGLSGGKDSTVAAALCVKALGRDRVVGVLMPNEVQPDIDDAKAAAAHLGIKYRVVNIGRPFQAMLEALQTEDSADFTITAPLRQNLAPRLRMATLYAVAQGLPEGGRVINTCNRSEDYVGYSTKYGDSAGDVAPLAAYTVDEVIAIGEVMGLPQELVHKAPSDGLCGKTDEDNLGFTYAVLDKYIKTGLCEDEAVRANIERRHKLNLHKVSLMPMVER